The Vampirovibrionales bacterium genome has a segment encoding these proteins:
- a CDS encoding SBBP repeat-containing protein: MTSYVYTAGIATATNINIRRYSFAGSSIDSISRSAAIYGLSTDSINSFLYSAGVGTASGGDGGLRQYLNGTLQWNKDHGTTIYAVAANSTDVCIGGGRATGIDSKTTRKYNSSGTLSWSADHGDYVFAVAMDSAGNVYTGGSVSSSITTRKYNSSGTQQWTANHGATVNGIAVDDSGNVYTCGASNGSYTMRKYNSSGTLQWSVDNFETDRAITVGADGYIYVCGFGYVKKYNSSGTEITTGGFPITSILDVRALKLDQSGNIYVAGPVNSSKTLWVFDSSGSLSWSANHTENCYALALLAPPPAVIVEPPGLALEYGLGVPTIQVSVQAPSLALGLALGIPNTTSKPLAPDLSATPDSNIIYRLYITGGTLIEYPFSIIQCQRRLGQSTWIDVVIPNASTAILADLYERKANDGRLAITSVCAIQTASKPWANSCKRSCGTLILIGCRERDKSKCAGG, translated from the coding sequence ATGACGAGTTACGTCTATACCGCCGGCATTGCCACCGCAACCAACATCAATATCCGGCGCTATAGCTTTGCTGGATCGTCGATTGATTCTATTTCACGTAGCGCCGCTATATACGGACTCTCCACAGACTCCATAAACAGCTTTTTATACAGTGCTGGCGTCGGCACGGCATCTGGTGGTGATGGAGGACTTAGACAATACTTAAACGGCACATTGCAGTGGAACAAGGACCACGGAACCACTATTTATGCGGTCGCCGCGAATTCCACGGATGTTTGTATCGGTGGCGGGCGCGCAACTGGAATTGACAGCAAGACCACTCGGAAATATAACTCATCGGGTACGTTGTCTTGGTCTGCTGATCACGGCGATTATGTGTTTGCCGTGGCCATGGATTCGGCTGGAAATGTGTACACGGGCGGCAGCGTGTCCAGCAGCATTACGACACGAAAATATAATAGCTCAGGCACTCAACAGTGGACCGCGAATCACGGGGCCACCGTCAACGGCATTGCTGTTGATGATTCAGGAAATGTTTATACGTGCGGCGCATCGAATGGAAGTTATACGATGCGCAAATACAATAGCTCAGGCACTTTGCAATGGTCGGTTGATAATTTTGAAACAGACCGGGCTATTACGGTCGGCGCTGATGGATATATCTACGTTTGCGGATTCGGGTATGTCAAGAAATACAATTCTAGCGGAACAGAAATAACAACGGGAGGATTCCCGATTACGTCTATTCTTGATGTTCGCGCATTAAAGCTCGATCAATCCGGGAATATTTACGTCGCTGGACCCGTCAATAGCAGCAAAACGTTATGGGTGTTTGATTCGTCAGGCAGTTTGTCGTGGTCCGCGAATCATACGGAAAATTGCTATGCGCTGGCGCTATTAGCGCCGCCGCCAGCGGTCATTGTCGAGCCGCCAGGACTAGCTCTGGAATACGGGCTTGGCGTCCCCACGATTCAGGTCTCTGTGCAAGCGCCAAGCCTCGCTCTAGGGCTTGCTCTAGGGATTCCTAACACCACATCAAAGCCACTAGCTCCCGATTTAAGCGCAACTCCAGACTCCAATATCATCTATCGTCTCTATATAACGGGCGGCACACTGATCGAGTATCCTTTTTCCATCATTCAATGCCAACGCCGCTTGGGGCAATCCACCTGGATTGATGTTGTTATTCCTAATGCTTCAACGGCCATACTCGCTGATCTATACGAGAGAAAAGCGAATGATGGGCGATTGGCTATTACGTCGGTTTGCGCGATTCAAACGGCATCGAAACCATGGGCGAATTCCTGCAAGCGCTCATGTGGGACATTGATTCTGATAGGATGCCGAGAACGGGACAAATCAAAGTGCGCGGGAGGCTGA
- a CDS encoding CAP domain-containing protein, translated as MGKAIILSETGGGLYKIRPLYDTTKYDKELSKLQEQESAYAALLLKTINTLNLLKDDSAIAEAAYNAVIEQWKNDLISKENSTAPSLTPDPENDPETGLPWVDPDRAQESPLFDLINAYRADHSLDPLTRDSDLDGVCRVHLSNQAATGETGHIGYNQSTPAERVLYVGYSALSVEELLKYGTTSPSATLAGWKRTTAYVNALLSSTATAAGVAYKYAPKNPATHLWCVLIVQPDPDPPPVTTYTFPPDPAKKAGEEEQAKLDKIEAPHTDPDVPNGLQDVVKKFAEAKLKEQAAQKDYEKLMAEKIARVARITEITARKAALAALSIDCWCATYTLGLAVGKEVATMEVPGFYIDAYQQTSATIDAGTTSERVVIYDERSLNIAPAGSNFAPHGKLRLTDSISPPAVFYHLALEPGKYKWKPYCRYGVITALNTNAGTCSVTLNAAECRKLQSEKDAFDLNSANTLTNVLIVYPPCNIAAFEIGDEVLVKFTGFDRTKPTVVGFRRLPRDCKKRFSWAQFV; from the coding sequence ATGGGGAAAGCGATCATCTTGTCTGAAACCGGCGGAGGACTCTATAAGATTCGCCCGTTGTATGACACTACAAAATATGATAAAGAGCTTTCAAAACTACAAGAGCAAGAATCCGCTTATGCCGCACTTCTCCTTAAAACCATCAACACGCTTAACTTGCTGAAAGACGATTCGGCGATTGCGGAAGCGGCTTATAACGCCGTGATCGAGCAGTGGAAAAACGACCTTATTTCGAAAGAAAACAGCACCGCTCCATCCTTGACGCCAGACCCGGAAAATGACCCGGAAACCGGGCTTCCATGGGTTGACCCGGATCGTGCGCAAGAATCGCCACTCTTTGACCTAATCAATGCCTACCGCGCAGATCACTCTCTTGACCCGCTCACCCGCGATTCCGACCTAGACGGCGTGTGCCGGGTCCACCTAAGCAACCAAGCCGCGACGGGCGAGACAGGACACATCGGCTACAACCAATCGACACCTGCTGAGCGGGTGCTGTACGTGGGCTACAGCGCCCTTAGCGTCGAAGAGCTACTCAAGTACGGGACCACTAGCCCTAGTGCCACACTGGCCGGCTGGAAGCGCACAACGGCCTATGTGAACGCCCTGCTGTCATCCACCGCCACGGCGGCGGGCGTCGCCTACAAGTACGCGCCGAAAAATCCCGCAACCCATCTCTGGTGCGTACTGATCGTCCAGCCTGACCCGGACCCGCCGCCGGTGACGACCTATACGTTTCCGCCCGATCCGGCGAAGAAAGCCGGGGAGGAGGAACAAGCCAAGCTGGACAAGATCGAAGCGCCGCATACCGACCCGGACGTGCCGAACGGGTTGCAAGACGTGGTTAAAAAGTTCGCGGAAGCGAAGTTGAAGGAACAGGCCGCGCAGAAAGACTATGAGAAGCTGATGGCGGAAAAGATTGCCAGGGTCGCCAGGATCACGGAAATCACGGCGCGTAAGGCGGCCTTGGCGGCGCTTAGCATCGATTGCTGGTGCGCGACCTACACCCTGGGGTTGGCGGTCGGTAAAGAAGTCGCCACGATGGAGGTGCCAGGCTTCTACATCGATGCGTACCAGCAGACATCCGCCACGATTGACGCCGGAACCACATCAGAGCGAGTGGTCATTTACGATGAGCGCTCGCTCAACATCGCGCCCGCTGGAAGCAATTTCGCGCCACACGGCAAGCTGCGGCTGACGGACTCGATCAGCCCGCCCGCCGTGTTCTACCATCTCGCGCTGGAGCCGGGTAAATATAAGTGGAAGCCCTATTGTCGCTACGGAGTGATTACGGCGCTGAATACCAACGCCGGCACATGCTCAGTGACGCTTAATGCTGCTGAATGCCGCAAGCTGCAATCCGAGAAAGATGCTTTTGACTTGAATTCTGCGAACACGCTGACCAACGTCTTGATCGTCTACCCGCCTTGCAACATTGCGGCGTTTGAAATCGGCGATGAGGTGCTTGTCAAGTTCACCGGATTCGACCGGACTAAGCCGACTGTAGTCGGGTTTCGCAGGCTTCCGAGAGATTGCAAAAAGCGTTTTTCTTGGGCGCAGTTCGTGTAG